CTGTAACGCATATAAAATCCAAAAACTTTAGACAAAAAGTGTTTTGGGTCAACCCGACCCGTTACCCAACCTGCCCATTTTGCCACCCAGAAATTAAGCAGGAAGTAACCTGTTCTATATCTTTATCACTAAACTGCAGCAATGGTCTGAATCCTTTGTTTGTCCCAGCATTATTTATCTGCAAACGGATTAAATGGCAAGAAAGGATGAACAACAGAGGTAGTAATGtaatataataaattaataacgGATTATAAACTGTAAGATGTGAAAAAATAAGCACCAACTGCTCACCCAAATGTCAACGGAACCAAGTTTATCGACAGCATAGTTTGCCAATTTCCTAACATCATCGGGATCACAAACATCACATGATGTGCCTACCACTTTTGCATATGATAGCTTTTTCATGGATGAACTCATTGTGGTGGCCAAACATTCTTGTAGATTCTCCTCGAGCTCGTTAATTGTCATGTCGACAGATTCTTTGCTGTCCTTGGAACAAATATGGGAACATAAGTATAGAGTTAACATGTCTGGGTGATAAGATTTTGGTTATGAAAGTTACCTTCTTGAAGCAATAACTACACGATCACCCGAAAGTAGAAACTCACGCGCAAGAGCCTTTCCAAGTCCTCTAGTACTGTATCAACCGTTTACACAGAAGTTAAAAAAGATTGAAATGTTTATCAAATGTCTGAAACGCCCTTAAAAATGACAAGGGTATGCAGTACTattacaaaaaataaataaataaataaaattcatatATGTATTCCCCTACATAActcatattatttttttttttttttcatatttacaCTCAAAACAAAGAATTACAAAGAAAAAGATTAAAGAGTAAACACATCCATACCCATAATCCCTAGCAGGGCCAGCCGTCACGGATAATAAAATCAGGGCTCGTTTCGtgcaaaaaaatattttttttgcttAGCATCCTAACATATGGTAATATAATGCACACATTTTTTCTATACAATTTCTAAATGGCACAAAATCACACAATTCCAACAGAAAACTCGAGAGATTGAGAGCTAAGGGAGTTATGATCGAAAAGAAAGAATCATCCGAATCGAACGTAGTCAAGCTCGAAAAAGTTTGGGGACCTCTTAGATATGGGGGCCCAAGTATCAACTTATTTTTTTATTGTACAATCGAACCACCCCTGCCTTCTAGATCCTCCGCGGTCCTGCAATGGCAACTCTTTGGTATCATGGGATGGCGGGAGTATTTTGGACTATTTTTTGGTAAAATGATACATTTCATCATTTAGACATCATGCATTCTGTTACTTAGGTACCTAGAGTGCCATTCAATACAAAACCAACTTTAGCAGAGAACTGCAAGAACGACATTAACATATACAACAACAACCGTACCCAGTATATCCCACAAATAGCagagctacttatagggtctggggaggatgggatgtagacagaccttgcctccaTCCCTaaggatagagaggctgcttccagagagacccccGGCTCCAAAACAATCAACATACCAACGCACCAAGTCAAAAAAATATAGAAATAAGAAGTCAGAGAGTATACCAACACACAACATACCAAGAAAGTGATCAGAGAGTGGCACAATATAATGTAAAACATGTATAATAGCGTACAACATCATATGGATATAAACACAAGAAGGCAATTACCTGTAAAGTCacttaaaaaataagaaaaatctACGTCCCTAAATATACCTAAGACCCTACTGCAATATCCTACAAAATTTAATTATATCCCATCATTATATCTGCCCTGTCCCTGCTTTTTAACACCCATGTAGATTAAGGTGTGAACAACTAGCCCTCTTATCACAGCCCTATATGCACTCTCCATATATGAAAATTTACAAGGTATGCACAGTTTCTCAATCCCATACAATGCATATTTGGTGTGAGTTTTCACGGTACTGTGACATCAGGTGAGAGTGACATAtgtacataacataaactaaATGTTTACAACCATCAAACAATATGTGATGGAAAACTTTACATGAAAATATGAAATTCTTATCACCAACCAAGACCCTATTTTCGTTCTTCCAAGTCCATGTAAGGGGCATATCCACTAACCGAGCAACCAGCATTCATATGAGAAACACTTAAATGATCACACAAAACAACTATTTTACAGAACTGTATCaatttttcaaaataattaaaaaataaagacTCGGCAATACGTGTAACTAAATGCGAAATCCTAACAAACATTAGCATCAACAAAACACTCGCAATGTGTAACCCATTACGCCTGGAAAGCATTACACTCACACAAGTGCTGATGCGATTATCGCTTCTCTACTTAAAGTACCTAATAGTGTCTCTAAAAGgttgtaaattttaaaaataCAAACAGAGAATCAAGATTAAACCAATCTAGACTCTAAATCATAAACAGAGACGGGTACCTTCCAGTAATAACCACATTTCGCGGACCAGCACGGCTAACTTCATCCAAAACCATATTCGAACCAATCATGGTTCCAATTATAATCCCTCCAACCCAACTATACCATATCAAATCATTCAACTGACCATctccaccttcacaccaaacacACAATCAATCAACATCATTCTCTACTAAACAAAATTTTCAAATCTTGTTTAACTCACCTGACAAATTAAATCCAACTGCCAAAACAACCCCTGTACTCATCATGGTCACAATATACCTCCCTAAATGCAGAGCAACCTACACattttcacacacacaaacaccaaactattattatataaataataaactaatCATAAACAAGATTCTAGTAACTAACCCTTGACAAGATCTCCTCCAACTTCTCAATGGAATTATCCTTTGAGAAAATCAAAGATTTAAAAGCTCCAAACAACTTATTATTActtttttcatcatcatcaacatcattatCTGTCTTGAAGGACATACAAGGTTGCAGACGCAACCCATGTCTGGAAACAGGTGGTGGGTGGAATAAGATTGATCTTTGGCGGGAACCCAGTTGAGGGGGCGGCTGTTGGGTGGTTCTACGGTGGCTGTCCGGTGGAATTGTCTGAAATTTGGCCACCGTCGCCATTGCCGGAAGATGGGTTTGTAGAGGGTTCTTGGAGAGGTGATAGAGGTATATTAGATTTGGGGAATGTGATGACCACACGTTACAGGAATCCCATCTTCTGGTCCCGGTTGTTCGGTTTAGGATGATCAATGATGGGTGTTCTTGATTAGTGACGTGAAGGTTTTGACACCACTTGTTAAACTCACTGGTTATTCATTTtgtatagagtaaactgccaattTTTTTTCCTGAGATTTAgtcacttttttttattttagttaaaacTATAATTATGACCCGTCgtaatgcggcggggattctttagttataactaagtcgatttagaaTGTGCACATTAtattgaacctgtcaaacgggaaaaaatagccgatgtaaaaatgttcacccacacacgcTCGTTaagtcgtgttaactcgcaaaatttagaacgaaacgtaaaaacgctaaaccaaagacgcacgttgcgatgtgttaagtcacaaaatttagaacgaaacataaagcgaaaaatttgcggaaaatgaaaactataaaggaccaaagttgaaagtaaaaaaagttgtgaggatagattgcaaaagataaaaagttttgtcttaaaagtaaaaaaaaacaaatagttttgggttaaaagtaatttatgaaatacttttgggtgaaaagtaaaaaaatcatttttttttgaaaaatccccaaaaccaaggttacaacaaccatatgcataaccattttttctttgaaaaacccccaaagccaagattacaacacataagtaaaaaaaaaaatcaaagtggttaaatcgcaaacgatggaaacttttgaattagaagtaaaaaatcaaattaatcaaaggggttaaattaccaaagattaaaactttaaacttaaatcgtcaaagattaaaactttagagttataaaggaaacaaagattaaaaattttaaacttaaattgtcaaagaataaaactttaggataaattatcaaagattaaaactttagggttaaaaaggagacaaagattagaagtttaaacttaaattgtcaaacattaaaactttagggttaaaaaggaaaatttccatttttttaaaGACTCCCAAGCCAACATTACAACACATATATTGCATAATTAAGTTGCATCTTTATAGTGTTTAATATCAAATTTTTTAAATATGGGTCATGTGATTTCACTttattaccattttagtccaaaattaaATATGGGTCCTGCGGTTTCACTTTATTACCATTTTAGTTCAACAATCAAATTACCTGATATTTGGGTAATAAAGTCTGattattttgtctttttcctcaggggcaaaatagTCTATCTAAATTTATTATAACCTATTATtaactaaattaattaaaataaatatccCTTTACATCATTAAAGACCCAGATTTAACAAGTGCGATATAGTTTGCGATATAGTTctcattatgatccgaatctctggtgctaggcgtaacgagagTAACAAGcgcgaaagtgcgggttgttacaaccatcaccaccaccgccatTTCCCAAATTTCTCTATGTGAACATATTAAAATATGATACACAACTCCACTAACAAAATAGACATTCCAATTATTACTCTCTTCTCATTGATTTCACCGTCAACAACACAACCCCTTTTCATCTACCAGAACCCATAATCTCTCTTCTCATTCATTTCACCTTCcgctttctctctctaaacttatCTCTCTCTTTCTAAAAAACTTCATCCGATTCGTCCACACTGTTGAAAAATGAGTAGTAATTCTCATTCATATGTTCGTTATATATTGGGCCTGTTATCTGGGCTTGTTACATTGTTTCATATTGGGCCTATGAGATGTTTCGGTTTTATGGAATCTTGTTTGTTATATCTTGTTATAACAGTTTTATGCTGGTTGTGAGTGTTTTATGTACAGCTGAAAGTCTAAGGGTGTTTCATGTAACTTTGGAAGGGCCCCGATTGTCTTGTTGCAAAGTAATGGACTTATGTGTAAAATCATATGTTGGGGGTTATATAAAGGTTGTTATGTGCAGAAGGGTTTCATTATTGTCTCCCCCAAATTTGATTGTGCTCTCTTCTGCAATTTGTTCATGTATTAGCCAGGCTGCATAAGCCGATCTTCTTTAAGATTATTTGAAGCTGTTGGATTGTTCGTAGTTGCTGTACATCAGTGTTTCTTCACATCTTTCAGGAGATTAGTTCTTTCTTCCCTGTTCTTTATTTGTATCCTTTGTTTTTTAGTTTCTGTtgttagatctttgatagatctgatGATCGGTTGTGATCATCGTTTCTGAACATCTGATTGTTTATATCAGATGAGTATTGTTCTGTATTTTGTTAACAGATCTTACTATTTGTAAGATCTAGGATTTGGGGGGtgtttttttggtttgggttaaataatAAATTTTACGTCACGTTTTTGTCGCTTCTTTTGTGTTTAATGTTGTTATTTGTGTTTTATATTGATCGTTCATACCaatttgacatggtatcagagcctaggctCCGATCTATGGTCGATATTGATTCTGGTGTTCTTCCGCTGTAGTTTTTTTGACGATTTTTTTTGGGTTTGTAGATCTGAATCCCTTGATTGCTTATTCTCTATTTCTTGACAATGTTTTTTGTGTAAATTGTGAGCTCTCGCATGATTTGTTTCTTGTAATGATTACGGCAGTTATTGTGTTGTTAATCTGCAGCTAGAGTTGTGAGAGTTTTCTTTGTATCTGGTTCATAGATCTATTGATCTTAAGTGTGATTGTCAAGGTTTTGAGTATATAGGATAGTTTCTCGTTATTGGTCTTTAAGTTTAAGAGATTTAAGTGCTACGGATTAGGGTTTTGTATTTTGTGTTCTCGTGTTTTGGATCTGtatctgtttttttattttattagtgTCTGTTCTGTTTTGATCCTTTGCTTGAAGTGTGCAGGTTGGATTTGGTGAGATCTATTTGATTGTTGACTGTAGCTAATCTAATCTATGGTTTGGAGTTAGGGTTTTTGTTCTCAGAAACCGGTTGGGTTATTGTACGTGTGATACTGAAGTTGTAACCCTAGATCAAGGGTTTGGTGTGCGGCTGAAGGTTTGTTGCGGTTAAAAGAGCCGTGAAGACTCTGCGTTGGTCTTTATAATCGCTTGTCGATTATAGGGCATACTGACCAGAGGTTGGTATATTTCTTGCTGATATGTGATACTGTAATCCTAGAAGATTACATTTTCAGATTCTCTTCAAGGAAGTTATAAGCACCCACTGTAAGATCGTTCCTGCTCTTCTCTTTATTTTTCTGTTGTTGGATTAGTTGAAGTTGGGTTAGTGAGGACCGACAATTTTATTGTTGTTAGTGTGTGGCTCCTGTATAAAGACCTGTCCAGGCACTAtgagtgatgaacctggaatctggacACTGATACAGCTTCGCCTTAGGGTTTTGCATCCTGTTTGGTTAATCTTCTTGTAGTTAGTTGTCTATCTGTTAACTTGTGTCTGTATAGTGTTCGTTTATCTGTTTTTATCTTGGTTTAGAAAtgctaatttttttattaaaagatcCATAAAACATAGTAGAGATCTTATGTTCATGAACTCTATGTTAGGGTATTCTTATTTTCTATTGTATGTAATGATTCTTATTGATTGACTACTCAATGTCTCTTGTTGAAAACAATCGAAATGTCTGTCTGTCATATGCATTGTATTTGgcttttttcaaatgtttttgttcTCAGGTGTTGATTATATGATCTTATATCTTAGGTTGATTAAATCGTGGTTCTGAATTTTGAAAGCTCATGTGATCTTATTATTGTATCATTCATTAACTGATATGATTGTAATATTCTTCTTGAATTGTGTGATTCCTTTTTAACAATAATTTTTTAAATCATTTCCTTCTGCCTTTACATAAAGGGTTTTTTGCCTGATTGTATGTTTCTTGTTTGGTTGTGAATTTAAAGTTTACTATTCAAACTAGAAACGTTACTATATATTAGTTGTTAAGTCAACGTCACAAGGGTTTTGTGCATTCTTTATCATTCGTTCTCGATGTCATATGTTTCATCAAATGTTTGATTGTCTATATGAGGTTAGACTTTGTGTTTGTATTAGTCTTGTCTTGTCTATGTGTATGccatattttttttaactaattACCTTAGTGAGTTTTCTAGGATTGTATATGTGATTCTGTTTGAATTTTTCTGTGGTATTTGCATTTTTTTTTCAATGGTGTTCTTTAGCATGGTTTATGTTCCTAAAAAAATTGTTAACAAACGCTAGTCTACTCGTGATTGGGAATTATTGTCATACTATGAGCTTCAAACAAGTTTCAAGAAAGACCGGCTAAGCTCAAAATCATCTTATTGAAATCAATGATTTTTTAACAAACCAGCATGTTGTACGCGTCTTTGTTGTTTGTTTCGTACATTGCTACTCATTTCTTAATCATTTAAATAAAAGTGGTGAAAATGTATATTCcgggttttattattttttaaatgtaTCTTTAAATCTTTAAAATTGGGTAAGAAAGGAGCGTTCTATGGTTTTTTTTAGTTTGTCAGTTTAGACCATTCTTGTTATAGTTTGGGAGAATCAAGTTTCTGTTGCTGTATTCTGATCTAGTAGAAGTGTTTCTGGTGGTTGAAGTGTTTGGGTCTAAGCAAGTATTTGTTAGCTTCTGTGACTAGTCTTGTTTTGTTATCTTAAAGTGCTATGCTTTGAATTTGTTCACTGGTTTATCTCTTGCACGAATTGATATTCATAGTTTTTTTTTGTCAATTTATCGCCTTTGTTTATTGTGTTTTGTATATGTCATAGCATTGATGTCATATCTTGGTGCTATATATAAGATTCGGAGGTATGTAGAATGTGATACTATCAATGTGATCCAATCTTATTCTAATATGATCATGTTTGTTAAGTTTTTTGTGTAGTAAAAGTAAAGGCTTTGTAACAATAACTTGGATTTGTCCTGTTCGGTGTGTTTTAAAATCTCCAAATTTGATTAAACTGGAAAACATTTTTTGAGTTTACGAGATCTGACACATTATGTCTTAATAGTGTTTCttttcttgattcttgatactcgTGTGGGTAGTTGAAGGAATTTTTTGTTGTTTGGTTTAGTCGATGTTTGTTTTGGCTATAATTGTGTTTGATCATTTTTCCATGCATTGTTTTAGTCAAAATTGTTTTTTGATTGGAAGGTTGTTATCTTGAATGGTGGTTctgacttatttgtttttctcTTGTGTAAGAGATAGTTTTCCTTGTCTTTGAATTATGGATCATGTGATTCGATTTTGTCTTGAACTGCAGTTGTGTCTTCAACATGTTGTCTGTATGTCTTGTTGTCTCTTGTTGTGTGGTTCGAGTGTTTCTAACCAACTATGTTATCAAGAGTGTTCTTGTATATGTTGATCAGTCTTGTTTGCAGTTTATTTTGTTGTATGATTAGTCAAACCATGTGGTTTGAGTGTTCTCTAATCTGTTGTTTTGCCAAGATTGTTCTTGATGTCTGTCTGTATTTGTCTTGTTATGAGGTGTATATGGTGAGAATTTTTGTCTTGAATGTTGTTAAAATGTCTTTGGTTTACTCTCGCTATGTCTGCTTGTCTATAGTCTTGTTTGTATGGTTAGTTGAGCTGTGTGGTTCAAATTTAACCGATGTTTTTGGCAAGATTAATTTGTATATGTGACAGTCATGTATGTTTTTCTCTTGTGAAAAATATTGTTCTGATTGCAAAATGTGTATTCTGTGGTTAATCAGAATTTGTTTGGCTGCATCTTATTGTCTTGCGTATGTCTCTTTATTCTTAGCCTTGTGTGTGGACATTAAATCATGTGATTTTTTTGTTCTTTAGGCTAGAATTGTTGTCTTATATAGAAGTGTATACTTCTCATATATCAGTGTTGTATGAATCTTGTGGTTCGTGCCTGTTGTGATGTTAGCCTTGTATATTTCTCTTATGTAAGAGATATTTTTTGTTGGTTATTAAAGCATGTGATTGTGTTTTTGCCAGAATTTGTGTAGGCTATCATTGTTGTCTAGTGTTCTTATCATCTTATTGTATAGTTGAATACTTGTTTGTCCAAGTTAGGATTTTGTTTATAGATATCTTACATTTTTATTTGTTTCTCTATATTGTCTATATGGCTCGTTTACAGGTGAACTTGTTTGtattttgatttgtttttttttttaaaaaaaaagcctCATGAATGAAGGGGGCGTGTTAAAAGTGTTTTTTAGGTTGTCATTCATGTTGTAACATGATCTTATGTGATAAAATGGGTATTATTTCTTGTATAGTGTATGGATGATGGGGTTGATAAAGATGTTCAAACATATGAATGAAGGGGGGATGTTGAAAAATGAGTAGTAATTCTCATTCATATGTTCGTTATATATTGGGCCTGTTATCTGGGCTTGTTACATTGTTTCATATTGGGCCTATGAGATGTTTCGTTTTTATGGAATCTTGTTTGTTATATCTTGTTATAACAGTTTTATGCTGGTTGTGAGTGTTTTATGTACAGCTGAAAGTCTAAGGGTGTTTCATGTAACTTTGGAAGGGCCCCGATTGTCTTGTTGCAAAGTAATGGACTTATGTGTAAAATCATATGTTGGGGGTTATATAAAGGTTGTTATGTGCAGAAGGGTTTCATTATTGTCTCCCCCAAATTTGATTGTGCTCTCTTGTGCAATTTGTTCATGTATTAGCCAGGCTGCATAAGCCGATCTTCTTTAAGATTATTTGAAGCTGTTGGATTGTTCGTAGTTGCTGTATGATGATGATCTAAGCtatatgatgatgatgtggtgaaaaatgccccttagtgggcattaaccattacctatggtctAAGCTATAATCTTATACTAGCATATAATTCACTTTAATATTCAGATTGCCAGAATGAATAAAGGCCCATCAACAGGAGGGATTGTGTTCCAGGTGTTGTGGTTGAATTGAATTATGGGGGAAATTACGAAAATGTCGGTTGACCAAACCACTTTTCAAATTTGTCACCCTCAGGCGTCGGTGGAGAGGGCGCTCCCGAGTCTGATGCGTCCGCATATGGGATGTCGCCACGTGTCCAAATGAAAGGAGTGGTCAGCGGCTGACGTATCAAAAGTCTGATGCGTCGGCTTGTGGCTTGGCTGACTCTTTAGAGTGGTTTGGCTGACCACTCCAAGTGGCTCGGCCTtgtaatataaaataataatttatttaatagattttttaaacatatagtAAAAAAATCCTCTTAAAGAATAAAAAGGATGTTGTCACATTGGCATTATTTGAAATTGTTGATTATAAGTAGATTGTTACTAATAACtaattatatattttagataagtcaaaagtaaataatcattaTCTAAGTAAACattaaaatatttattagtaaggatttttgtttttgttttgtattaattaataataactagaattacgacctgCCGCAATGCGGcagggattctttagttataactaagtcgatttatgACCTGCCCGTTATGTTGAatctgtcaaacgggaaaaaaatagacgatgtaaaaac
The Helianthus annuus cultivar XRQ/B chromosome 6, HanXRQr2.0-SUNRISE, whole genome shotgun sequence genome window above contains:
- the LOC110865589 gene encoding probable chlorophyll(ide) b reductase NYC1, chloroplastic encodes the protein MATVAKFQTIPPDSHRRTTQQPPPQLGSRQRSILFHPPPVSRHGLRLQPCMSFKTDNDVDDDEKSNNKLFGAFKSLIFSKDNSIEKLEEILSRVALHLGRYIVTMMSTGVVLAVGFNLSGGDGQLNDLIWYSWVGGIIIGTMIGSNMVLDEVSRAGPRNVVITGSTRGLGKALAREFLLSGDRVVIASRSKESVDMTINELEENLQECLATTMSSSMKKLSYAKVVGTSCDVCDPDDVRKLANYAVDKLGSVDIWINNAGTNKGFRPLLQFSDKDIEQIVSTNLVGSILCTREAMRIMGNQHRGGHIFNMDGAGSGGSSTPLTAVYGSTKCGLRQLQSSLFKECKKSKVGVHTASPGMVLTDLLLSGSSIQNKQMFNIICELPETVARTLVPRMRVVKGSGKAINYLTPPRILLALVTAWLRRKRWFDEKGRALYAAEADRIRNWAESRTRFSFTDAIEMYTENTWVSVFSLSVVCAFIILSSTAGGASHAHPGT